The sequence ACCGGCGTAGACAGAGTCTTCGTTGTTGGATCGGACGAGGCCACGGTCGCTGCGGGCGGCATAGCGGAGTACGAGGGTCACGGGCGCAACTCGATTACCGTCTTGCCGACGCGTACGGGAGTACCGAGCGGCACGCGGACAGATGTGGTGACCTTGGCGCGGTCGAGGTAGGTGCCGTTGGTGGAGCCGAGGTCTTCGACGTACCAGTCGGCGCCCCGCGGAGAGAGCCGGGCGTGCCGGGTGGACGCGTAGTCGTCGGTGAGTACGAGGGTGGAGTCGTCGGCCCGCCCGATCAGAACCGGCTGAGTACCCAAGGTGATGCGAGTGCCCGCCAGGCCACCCTGTGTGACCACGAGATACTTGGCCGTCTTCGTCTTACCCAGGGAAGGGAGGACGTTGCCGGTGCGCGAGTACCTGGGGGGAACCCGGACGCCGGAACCTGCGTAGATGTCACCACGGAGCGCTCTGAGTACAGACCACACGAAGAGCCACAGCAGAAGCAGAAAGCCTGCTCGCGTGAGTTGCAGAATCAAACCTTGCACGGCAGTCCACCTCCTTCTGTTGCCGAAACGGTCGAGTCTCCGGCGTCTTTTTCTCGCAGCATCATAGGGGCAATCCGCACCCTGCGATCAGGATACGGACAGCCCCCAACGATACGGAGTCGCCACCGTGTTACCTCCGACACGGCCTCCGACGGGGTGTCGGTCGAGCATCGAACGCGTCTCGAAAGGGTCTCGGCAGGCGGTCCGGATAAGTTGTGTCGGCTTCGCCTCAGGGTGTCCGGTCGGCTGCGCCTCTGGGTCTCCGGTCGGCTGCGCCTCAGAGGATTCGAACCAGGATCTCCGAGTGCCCCGCCCGGATGATGTCGCCGTCCGCGAGCTGCCAATCCTGGACCGGCGCACCGTTGACCGTGGTCCCGTTGGTGGATCCCAGGTCGGACAGCATTGCGACCTGACCGTCCCAGCGGATGTCGATATGGCGACGCGACACCCCGGTGTCGGGCAGACGGAACTGTGCCTCCTGGCCGCGACCGATGATGTTGTTGCCCTCGCGCAGCTGGAAGTGGCGTCCACTGCCGTCTTCGAGCTGCAGCGTGGCGGTGTACGTGTGCCCCTCGGGCGGGTAGGCCTGCTGGTTGTAGCCGCCCTGGTCGTAGTCCGAGTAGCCCTGGTCGTACGCCTGCTGGTCGTAGCCACCCTGCTGGTAGCCGCCACGGTCGTACGCCTGCGGCTGCTGGTAACCGGCTTCGGCGTAGGTGCCGTCCGGGTAGCGCGCAGGAGCGCCCTGGTCGTAGCCACCCCGGTAGTCCTGGGCGTATCCGGCCTCGCGGTAGTCGTAGCCCTCGTCGGCGGGCTGCTCGTAGCCGGGCGCCTGCGGTGCCTGCTCGTAGGCCTGGCCGTAGGCCTGCTGATCCTGCGGGTACCCACCACGCGGCGCCTCGGGGTAAGGCTGCTGCTGGTCGTAGCCGCCCTGCGGGTAGCCGCCCCGGTCGTAACCGTTCTGGTAACCAGGCGGGTATCCCTGGTCCTGGCTCGCATGGGCGTGACCGTTGCGCGCGTACTGCGGATCGGGCTTACGGTTGCCCGCTGGTTCGCGGCTGGGGTCGTAGCCTGAGTTCTGCGTCATGGGGCCAGCTCCTGGATTCGACGTGACGGGTACAAACGGTGCCTGTGGTCGCGGTGCGGGACCGCGCGGCGGTTCGGGTCGCCCCGGTGGGGTCGCGCCCGGGCGACCCGCATCCGGATCCACCGAACCCCGGGTGCGGAACTGCCCGGTGTGCAGTGAAGGCGATGGTTCGAACGCGACATGAATGGGACCATACGTCTGCCAGCCCTGGTCGCGAATGAAGTCTTCGAGGTGACGGGAGAAGGCTTTGACAGTCAGGTCTCTGTCAGCGGCAAGGCCTTCGTGGTCCGAGTTGTTGATGGCGATGACGTAGCTGTTCGGAGCAAGCAGGTGTCCGCCCTCGAGCTCCTGAATACGATCGGCGGCCTCCTGCTGAAGTGCCGCCTCCACTTCCTGCGGCACCACGCCGCCGCCGAAGACCCGTGCGAACGCGTCACCCACTGCTCCCTGGAGCTTCCGCTCGAAACGTTGCACTATCCCCATCGGAACCTCCTTACAGTGTCTCGCTCGTCGGCCTGCGACATGTTCGGCGCGGTGTCGGTCGTGCCGTGACCCCGTTCGTGTCGCGACACTTCCATGCATAAACCCCACGGTACTGTCACTGCATCGAGCCGCGACACGGGTCTACGCACTAGCATGATATCGGTCTTTGTCCGGGCGAGGGTTTGTGTGGGCATTTCCGGACTTGACCTGCACGAATCGCGACTTCCGATGGCCTCGTGATAATGTTCTCCAGTCGCTCGGGCGAGTGGCGGAATGGCAGACGCGCTGGCTTCAGGTGCCAGTGTCCTTCGGGACGTGGGGGTTCAAGTCCCCCTTCGCCCACCACAGCGGTTTTCGGACCGCGACAACGAAAGCCACGAACTCGAAACGAGTTCGTGGCTTTCGTCGTTCCCGGCGGAAGTCGATCCCGTCCGCAGCCGGTTCTGCGCCGAATACCTGACGAGAGGGACCCGTTCGGCGGGTTCCGTCCCCGCTCAGCAGCGCAGCGGGTAACTGAAGGCTGAGGCGCACGACTTCGCCGGCCTCTGTGCCGCCGGATTCGTCGAAGGTGGGTCGAATCATGAACGAAGCGCTCCGGGTTGCCGGTGCTACGCATGTCGTCGAGTACATCCGGTCCGTTGCTGCGACGGTGGAAGCGGACACGGTGGAGTGGTGGCAGATACCCGCATTCGACGCGGTCCTGACACTGTCCTCGGAAATCCCCTGTTACCCGGGACGGAAGGTCGTTCTGGCCTGGAACCGCCACTTCGGGTGGTCGGTCGGAGTACGCGGACTCACGGACGGGAACGTGGTGATCATCGAGGGCCTCGGGATCGGCCGGGTGCCGGAGGCCACCCGATGTGCCGACCGCGTCGTCGAAGCGGTCGCCGATCTCGGTGAGTGGGTGCCCGGGGCGTCCAGGGGGCCCGCGGTCGGCGATCTGCGTCTGCGGGCGCTCCAAGAACTCCACCACGGGGTCCAGCCTGCACCGAGACTCGTGCGGGGATTCTTCGAGGAATAGTCCGGGTCGGACCCACTGCCTAGCATGAGCGCATGTACTCGGAGCGGAGCTCTACCTTCGCCGGCGCGGTGGTGTGGGAAAAGACCGCAGCGGACGGTGACGGCGCGATTCTCCCCGACGGATGCATGGATCTCATCTGGATGAACGGCGACGTCGTCGTGGCGGGGCCGGATTCTCGTCCCTACATTGCACGCACTCGCCCCGGCGATTACCTTGCGGGACTGCGATGTGCGCCCGGCACCCTGCCGGCGTTGCTCGGGACGCCGGCGGAGGCGTTGGCGAACGCGCGGGTGCCGCTCGCCGACGTGCTCTACGACGACGACACCGCCAGGCTTCTGTCCTCGATCGCCGAGCACGGTGACCCCGCCACTCAACTCGAGAAGTTCGCCGCCCGTCGCCGGCTGATTGCGAGGCCGGACCGCAGAATCGCGGTGACCGTGAGCCTGCTTGCACGTCAGTGCCCCGTCCGGGAGGTGGCGGATCGTGTCGGTATGAGCGAACGCCAACTGCACCGGCTGTGTCGGCGGGAGTTCGGATACGGGCCGAAGATGCTGGCGCGCATTCTCCGGCTGCAGCGGGCCAGGGAGTTGGTGGGGTCGATGTCTGCCGCGGAGGCGGCAAGCTTGGCGGGGTTCGCCGACCAAGCTCACTTGATCCGCGAGTCGAACGAGTTGACCGGCCGCTCCTTCGGCCGATTGGTCACGTCGTCGTGAGTGGCGCGAACAGGTCGACCGGATTGCCATCCGGGTCGTCGATCGTGGCGTAACGCTGGCCCCAGGGCGCGTCCCAAGGGGCATGTCTCTCGCGGTAGCCGGCGTCGGTCAGGTCAGTGAATACCTTGTCCACGACATCCGGACTACCGCAGTCGAACCCGAGTGCCACCCGATGTCCACCCTGAGGTGTCGTCCAGTCCGGCTCGAACGACCGGATGGTCTCGACGGTGTCCCACAGCAGTCGTATTCCGCCCGGGAGTTCGAACTCGACATGTGGCGCTTCCTCAGACCCGGCCGGGATGTCGAGGCCGATGCGACGGTAGAACGCCAATGATGCGGCGAGGTCGTGAACCACCAGTTCGATGGCGGTAAAAGCAGGAATCGTCATGCTGTAAAGCTAGCTTCGGACGACGTCGTGGAAATAGAAGATTTCAGACATCGACGCCGACGCGCCCCGTCCGATACCTTCAATCAGGTTCGCGGAACAACGGGGATGCTGGAGCCATGACTCGCGAATCCACCCATGTCAGTGTGTTCATCGCTCGCA comes from Rhodococcus oxybenzonivorans and encodes:
- a CDS encoding FHA domain-containing protein FhaB/FipA, translating into MQGLILQLTRAGFLLLLWLFVWSVLRALRGDIYAGSGVRVPPRYSRTGNVLPSLGKTKTAKYLVVTQGGLAGTRITLGTQPVLIGRADDSTLVLTDDYASTRHARLSPRGADWYVEDLGSTNGTYLDRAKVTTSVRVPLGTPVRVGKTVIELRP
- a CDS encoding DUF3662 and FHA domain-containing protein; amino-acid sequence: MGIVQRFERKLQGAVGDAFARVFGGGVVPQEVEAALQQEAADRIQELEGGHLLAPNSYVIAINNSDHEGLAADRDLTVKAFSRHLEDFIRDQGWQTYGPIHVAFEPSPSLHTGQFRTRGSVDPDAGRPGATPPGRPEPPRGPAPRPQAPFVPVTSNPGAGPMTQNSGYDPSREPAGNRKPDPQYARNGHAHASQDQGYPPGYQNGYDRGGYPQGGYDQQQPYPEAPRGGYPQDQQAYGQAYEQAPQAPGYEQPADEGYDYREAGYAQDYRGGYDQGAPARYPDGTYAEAGYQQPQAYDRGGYQQGGYDQQAYDQGYSDYDQGGYNQQAYPPEGHTYTATLQLEDGSGRHFQLREGNNIIGRGQEAQFRLPDTGVSRRHIDIRWDGQVAMLSDLGSTNGTTVNGAPVQDWQLADGDIIRAGHSEILVRIL
- a CDS encoding DUF6292 family protein; this translates as MNEALRVAGATHVVEYIRSVAATVEADTVEWWQIPAFDAVLTLSSEIPCYPGRKVVLAWNRHFGWSVGVRGLTDGNVVIIEGLGIGRVPEATRCADRVVEAVADLGEWVPGASRGPAVGDLRLRALQELHHGVQPAPRLVRGFFEE
- a CDS encoding VOC family protein, whose protein sequence is MTIPAFTAIELVVHDLAASLAFYRRIGLDIPAGSEEAPHVEFELPGGIRLLWDTVETIRSFEPDWTTPQGGHRVALGFDCGSPDVVDKVFTDLTDAGYRERHAPWDAPWGQRYATIDDPDGNPVDLFAPLTTT
- a CDS encoding helix-turn-helix domain-containing protein; translation: MYSERSSTFAGAVVWEKTAADGDGAILPDGCMDLIWMNGDVVVAGPDSRPYIARTRPGDYLAGLRCAPGTLPALLGTPAEALANARVPLADVLYDDDTARLLSSIAEHGDPATQLEKFAARRRLIARPDRRIAVTVSLLARQCPVREVADRVGMSERQLHRLCRREFGYGPKMLARILRLQRARELVGSMSAAEAASLAGFADQAHLIRESNELTGRSFGRLVTSS